In Petrotoga sp. 9PWA.NaAc.5.4, a single genomic region encodes these proteins:
- a CDS encoding glycosyltransferase, with protein sequence MKILFITNLFPYPENETSGIFITKRLKELKEFDIEFKTYGIIGKDTFILKIVKYIFRKQEAGIREASIVSKGIEYNYANFKRTLMDSIYKKVFRKDLLLTYSRRLSEKISNLTINESFDIIHAHGMFDPPSGLVAKLISEKLNIPYVVTCHGSDINLAMPNNKELYNNVLEQAGKVIFVSNALLNKAKSLDYSEKNAVVIPNGVDPKIFKPLDKEKIKNELGFNKKVVGFVGGLKKIKRADKFPQIFEYISSKKDVEFLVVGDGELRENIEKECQKRNLKAKFVGRVSQDKVPYYINAMDVMILPSRNEGFGAVIIEAQACGVSVVGSSNGGIPEAIGDGGIVVEEGENFEKRLAEAVINLLENPIDSNYIREKALEYSWENIVKKEVKVYEEVLKEEEFK encoded by the coding sequence GTGAAAATACTTTTTATTACCAATTTATTCCCTTATCCAGAAAATGAAACAAGTGGGATTTTTATAACTAAGAGATTAAAGGAGTTGAAAGAGTTTGATATTGAGTTTAAGACATATGGAATAATTGGGAAAGATACATTTATATTAAAAATTGTAAAATATATCTTTAGAAAGCAAGAAGCTGGGATTAGAGAAGCAAGCATTGTTAGTAAAGGTATAGAATATAATTATGCAAATTTCAAGAGAACTTTAATGGATTCTATTTATAAGAAGGTTTTTAGGAAAGATCTTTTATTGACCTATTCACGAAGACTTTCAGAAAAAATTTCTAATTTAACTATTAATGAATCATTTGATATAATTCATGCTCATGGAATGTTTGATCCGCCATCTGGTTTGGTAGCAAAACTTATATCAGAGAAATTAAATATTCCATATGTTGTTACTTGTCATGGTAGCGATATAAATTTAGCAATGCCAAATAACAAAGAATTGTATAATAACGTATTAGAACAAGCAGGTAAAGTAATATTTGTAAGTAACGCTTTGCTAAATAAAGCAAAATCTTTAGATTATTCAGAAAAAAATGCTGTTGTTATACCAAATGGTGTAGACCCAAAAATTTTCAAGCCTTTAGATAAAGAAAAGATAAAAAACGAATTAGGATTTAACAAAAAGGTAGTAGGATTTGTTGGAGGTTTGAAAAAAATAAAGAGAGCTGATAAATTCCCTCAGATATTTGAATATATATCGAGTAAGAAAGATGTAGAGTTTTTAGTTGTTGGAGATGGAGAATTAAGAGAAAACATTGAAAAAGAATGCCAAAAAAGAAATTTGAAGGCAAAATTTGTTGGAAGAGTTTCTCAGGATAAGGTGCCGTATTATATTAATGCTATGGATGTTATGATACTACCAAGTAGAAATGAAGGATTTGGAGCGGTAATAATTGAAGCTCAAGCGTGTGGAGTATCGGTTGTTGGAAGTAGTAATGGTGGAATACCAGAAGCAATAGGAGATGGAGGGATAGTTGTAGAAGAAGGAGAGAACTTTGAAAAAAGGTTAGCAGAAGCTGTGATTAACTTATTAGAAAATCCTATCGATAGTAATTATATAAGAGAGAAAGCTTTAGAGTATTCGTGGGAAAACATTGTAAAAAAAGAAGTGAAAGTATATGAAGAAGTGTTGAAAGAGGAAGAATTTAAATGA